One part of the Humulus lupulus chromosome 9, drHumLupu1.1, whole genome shotgun sequence genome encodes these proteins:
- the LOC133800040 gene encoding probable protein phosphatase 2C 55 codes for MEIDHEMKMVCECYYIPKDEIIGEDAHFVCEDKQIIGVADGIGGWAKRGIDAGEYARQLMNRCINAIVDNDITHPRQILEEAFMANAKANIQGSSTACILRLNNGVLHAVNVGDSGFMLFRNNKFIYRSPTQQWRFNAPYQLGNSRDTPECAVEVKIAVIPGDIIILGTDGLFDNMFVSDIEEVLRTPPNLSDAFWLAEYSRHYSLKKDRKSPFSEAATKAGQPCTGGKFDDITVIVARIVSQ; via the coding sequence ATGGAGATCGATCATGAGATGAAGATGGTTTGTGAATGTTATTACATTCCTAAAGATGAAATTATAGGAGAAGATGCTCACTTCGTCTGCGAAGACAAGCAGATCATCGGAGTGGCGGACGGAATCGGTGGCTGGGCTAAAAGAGGCATCGACGCAGGCGAGTACGCTCGCCAACTCATGAACCGCTGCATAAACGCCATCGTCGACAATGATATCACTCATCCCAGACAGATTCTCGAAGAAGCTTTCATGGCCAACGCTAAGGCCAACATTCAAGGCTCCTCCACCGCCTGCATCCTCCGTCTCAACAACGGCGTTTTGCATGCGGTCAATGTTGGGGACAGCGGATTCATGCTGTTCAGGAACAACAAGTTTATCTACCGGTCGCCGACTCAGCAGTGGAGATTCAACGCGCCCTATCAGCTGGGCAACTCTAGGGACACCCCTGAGTGCGCCGTGGAAGTGAAGATCGCGGTGATACCAGGAGATATTATCATTTTGGGAACCGATGGACTTTTCGATAACATGTTTGTTTCGGACATAGAAGAGGTTTTGAGGACACCTCCCAATCTCAGTGATGCTTTTTGGCTGGCCGAATATTCTCGTCATTACTCTTTAAAGAAGGATCGAAAGAGTCCTTTTTCTGAAGCAGCCACAAAGGCCGGGCAGCCCTGCACTGGAGGGAAATTTGATGATATTACTGTTATTGTTGCTAGAATTGTTAgtcaatga